Proteins encoded by one window of Paraburkholderia terrae:
- a CDS encoding type VI secretion system amidase effector protein Tae4, whose protein sequence is MPNQRSVIRTNRTPGSIKEVQLRVLTFQELWIAYPTGNPYDDPSGDYGNQCAIRMSVVFHRIGSDMKSFSQRLVKPMPGKPTLGRILIDGKATATRAYELAEWLQNRPFAGVSAAENITGLDWQSKINGRTGIIFFYGYWRQEGDSQSDLSGGHIDLWNRDTLTPSAESFLRFRVGVPSIPNPLSWLRGRSDNIYSDLGKSRKILFWEVQ, encoded by the coding sequence ATGCCAAATCAAAGATCCGTTATCAGGACAAATCGGACGCCGGGTTCGATCAAGGAAGTCCAATTGAGGGTATTGACGTTTCAAGAGTTGTGGATTGCTTATCCCACGGGTAATCCATACGACGATCCGAGCGGCGACTATGGCAATCAGTGCGCTATTCGCATGAGCGTAGTATTTCATCGCATTGGCAGCGACATGAAGTCATTCTCACAGAGGCTGGTCAAGCCGATGCCGGGAAAACCAACCTTGGGTCGTATCCTGATCGATGGCAAAGCGACTGCCACCCGCGCCTATGAATTAGCAGAATGGCTTCAAAACCGGCCGTTTGCCGGCGTTTCAGCCGCAGAGAATATTACCGGCTTGGACTGGCAGAGCAAGATCAACGGGCGCACAGGAATTATCTTTTTCTATGGTTATTGGCGGCAGGAGGGTGATTCGCAAAGCGACCTGAGCGGCGGCCACATCGATTTGTGGAATAGAGATACCCTTACCCCTTCTGCAGAATCCTTTCTACGCTTTCGAGTCGGAGTGCCCAGTATTCCCAATCCATTATCGTGGCTTCGAGGACGTAGCGACAACATATACTCGGACCTCGGGAAATCTAGAAAAATTCTATTTTGGGAGGTGCAGTGA
- a CDS encoding PAAR domain-containing protein, translating into MTDHGRPFALHGDEATCGRCKGTFKIVGTAARRCYHGRAGVIEGDLVLCPCGKNRVLAGQNPGCFYHTDGDAAVASSAEIDIASALSFDTTFDEQVRAIAPGMNGGYPYFIVTSDGRSRMGCTDSSRVLPRIATDGADEYIIFWGDEALARQGGTE; encoded by the coding sequence ATGACCGACCACGGCAGGCCGTTCGCCCTCCATGGCGACGAGGCGACATGCGGCAGGTGTAAAGGCACGTTCAAGATCGTCGGCACGGCAGCGCGGCGCTGCTATCACGGTAGAGCGGGTGTTATCGAGGGCGATCTCGTGTTGTGCCCTTGCGGGAAAAACCGGGTTTTGGCTGGCCAGAACCCTGGCTGCTTCTATCACACGGACGGAGACGCGGCGGTTGCGAGCAGCGCTGAGATTGACATCGCATCGGCACTTTCTTTCGACACAACTTTTGACGAGCAGGTACGTGCGATCGCGCCCGGCATGAATGGCGGTTACCCATACTTCATTGTGACTTCGGACGGGCGGTCGCGCATGGGATGCACTGATTCGAGCCGCGTTTTACCGCGCATCGCGACCGATGGCGCCGACGAGTACATCATTTTTTGGGGTGATGAAGCGCTTGCAAGGCAGGGAGGAACCGAATAA
- a CDS encoding M30 family zinc metallopeptidase — translation MSAMMMEDWASGTIVPGYNAIRDARFVTYMTYAGHSSNNCGLTTWTPYRGLRMLRGDDMPPGPSEPF, via the coding sequence ATGTCGGCGATGATGATGGAAGACTGGGCAAGCGGCACGATCGTGCCCGGCTACAACGCGATCCGCGACGCGCGCTTCGTCACGTACATGACGTATGCGGGCCACAGCAGCAACAACTGCGGTCTGACGACGTGGACGCCCTACCGCGGACTGCGAATGCTACGCGGCGACGACATGCCGCCTGGCCCCAGCGAGCCGTTTTGA
- a CDS encoding DUF2866 domain-containing protein: protein MVEDTVFEHLRALHGNAQTLTIRSCTVSPPMQHPWGRSFRLVEWTFRHDVESFRRVVPAESTPRQIAEAVMSHVPGRRFCQPGG, encoded by the coding sequence ATGGTTGAAGACACGGTGTTCGAACATTTACGCGCGCTGCACGGCAACGCGCAGACGCTGACCATCCGCAGCTGCACCGTCTCACCGCCGATGCAGCACCCGTGGGGCCGTTCGTTCCGGCTCGTCGAATGGACCTTCAGGCACGACGTTGAATCCTTCCGGCGCGTCGTGCCTGCCGAGAGCACGCCTCGTCAGATTGCCGAAGCCGTAATGTCGCACGTGCCGGGGCGGCGCTTCTGCCAGCCTGGCGGATAG
- a CDS encoding lecithin retinol acyltransferase family protein — MNRNLQQSRNEQGANRAAAYASADVVLDGSSDEPALGAHLITQRRGYEHHGIYVGGGKVIHYAGFAKSAHRGPVEEVALEAFADGHAVAVRPHPFPKYTAEQTVLRARSRLGENHYRLLTNNCEHFCAWCLLGESRSEQVHACLTHPRTGMHALLCLASAFVGNRMKIGRSVVNAV, encoded by the coding sequence ATGAACCGCAACCTCCAACAATCTCGCAATGAACAAGGTGCAAACCGCGCGGCTGCTTACGCATCGGCTGATGTGGTGCTCGACGGTTCCAGCGACGAACCCGCCCTCGGTGCCCATCTGATCACCCAACGCCGCGGCTACGAACATCACGGCATTTACGTCGGTGGCGGCAAGGTCATTCACTACGCAGGTTTCGCGAAGTCCGCGCATCGCGGCCCCGTCGAAGAAGTGGCGCTCGAAGCCTTCGCCGACGGTCACGCAGTCGCCGTTCGCCCGCATCCGTTCCCGAAGTACACCGCCGAACAAACCGTGCTGCGCGCCCGTTCGCGCCTCGGCGAAAACCACTATCGCCTGCTGACGAACAACTGCGAGCACTTCTGCGCATGGTGCCTGCTCGGCGAAAGCCGCAGCGAACAGGTCCATGCATGCCTCACGCATCCGCGCACCGGCATGCATGCGCTGCTGTGCCTCGCCAGCGCTTTTGTCGGTAACCGGATGAAAATCGGCCGCTCCGTTGTTAACGCAGTATGA
- a CDS encoding PP2C family protein-serine/threonine phosphatase: MTCTSQFRWASAARTDTGRVREINEDACLDQPQRGRWAVADGMGGHDVGDLASQLVVETLGQLPAQAGIKHCIAEARTRLQDANRQLRDEASRRQVQRIGTTVVVLLACDRFCGYLWAGDSRIYLLRQGQLRQLTRDHSQVEALRQSGYLTEEEARHHPAHNIITRAVGATDQLELDEDAIEVVDGDVFLLCSDGLSNELTNEEIQQTLASVDCLHAPGELVDIALSRGGRDNITAVVVQAEDPQATDKTLLNPSP, translated from the coding sequence GTGACCTGTACCAGTCAATTCCGGTGGGCGTCGGCGGCGCGTACGGACACGGGCCGGGTACGCGAGATTAATGAAGACGCCTGTCTCGATCAGCCGCAGCGCGGCCGCTGGGCCGTGGCTGACGGCATGGGCGGACACGACGTCGGCGATCTCGCCAGCCAGCTCGTGGTCGAAACGCTAGGCCAGTTGCCGGCGCAGGCGGGCATCAAGCATTGCATCGCCGAGGCGCGCACGCGTCTGCAGGACGCGAACCGCCAGTTGCGCGACGAAGCGAGCCGCCGGCAGGTGCAGCGCATCGGCACGACCGTCGTCGTGCTGCTCGCGTGCGACCGCTTCTGCGGCTATCTATGGGCGGGCGACAGTCGTATCTATCTGCTGCGGCAAGGGCAATTGCGACAGTTGACGCGCGATCACAGCCAGGTGGAAGCGCTCCGGCAGTCCGGTTATCTGACCGAGGAAGAAGCCCGCCATCATCCCGCGCACAACATCATCACGCGCGCGGTCGGCGCAACCGATCAACTCGAACTCGACGAAGACGCAATCGAAGTCGTGGACGGCGACGTGTTCCTGCTGTGCAGCGACGGCCTCAGCAATGAATTGACCAACGAAGAAATCCAGCAGACGCTCGCGAGCGTCGATTGTCTGCATGCGCCCGGCGAACTCGTCGATATCGCACTCTCTCGCGGCGGCCGCGACAACATCACGGCGGTAGTCGTGCAAGCAGAAGACCCGCAAGCAACCGACAAGACCTTGCTGAACCCATCGCCCTGA
- a CDS encoding sigma-54 interaction domain-containing protein has translation MMKILDQQPDEAGSAISYAGLIEKIEILRSTLRWSSRLERADIEKLLKQASSLRDEVMQMSHKERFVQAAVVEPMRGDLSRGARRQALLARSFIFEGTFGDNPKLLESLEIAEKAAPTDLPVLIDGESGTGKELMAKVIHANGSRSDKPFISVNCGAIPENLLESELFGHRKGAFTGATNDRKGKFESAHTGTIFLDEIGELPLTGQVKLLRVLEAHEIQRVGSDEPIGVDTRIVAATNRNLRKLSEQGTFREDLFYRLSVIHVTLPPLRERRDEIPLLIQYFGDEAAGALKRRPVRITPKLRDFLLTYAYPGNIRELRNVMYRISCLAGDIADVDHLPVDMRPTAPVSVSIFGAATEAANGAASVTNLLSLSDAKRAASDEAEKAFLQRGLQEVGGTVAELARRVDMNRSHLQMLLKKHGLHSKDFRRAHAQANARKDDTEEDDEAEMH, from the coding sequence CTGATGAAAATACTTGACCAGCAGCCTGACGAAGCCGGCTCCGCCATCTCTTACGCAGGGTTGATCGAGAAGATCGAGATCCTGCGCTCGACGCTGCGCTGGTCGTCGCGGCTCGAACGCGCGGATATCGAAAAGCTCCTGAAACAGGCGAGTTCGTTGCGCGACGAAGTCATGCAGATGTCGCACAAGGAGCGCTTCGTTCAGGCGGCCGTGGTCGAGCCGATGCGCGGCGACCTGTCGCGTGGCGCGCGGCGGCAGGCGTTGCTCGCGCGCAGCTTCATTTTCGAAGGCACGTTCGGCGATAACCCGAAACTGCTGGAATCGCTCGAAATCGCGGAGAAAGCGGCGCCGACCGATCTGCCCGTTCTGATCGACGGCGAAAGCGGCACGGGCAAGGAGCTGATGGCGAAGGTCATCCATGCGAACGGCAGCCGCTCTGACAAGCCGTTCATCTCCGTGAACTGCGGTGCGATTCCGGAGAACCTGCTGGAGTCGGAACTGTTTGGCCACAGAAAAGGCGCATTCACGGGCGCGACGAACGACCGTAAAGGCAAGTTCGAAAGCGCGCATACGGGGACGATCTTTCTCGACGAAATCGGCGAATTGCCTTTGACGGGGCAGGTAAAACTGCTGCGCGTGCTGGAGGCGCATGAAATACAGCGCGTGGGCTCGGACGAGCCGATCGGCGTCGATACGCGGATCGTCGCCGCGACCAATCGCAACCTGCGCAAGCTGAGCGAGCAGGGCACGTTCCGCGAAGATCTCTTTTACCGGTTGAGCGTCATTCATGTGACCTTGCCGCCGCTGCGCGAAAGGCGCGATGAAATTCCGCTTCTGATCCAGTACTTCGGTGACGAGGCCGCGGGCGCGCTCAAGCGCCGCCCCGTGAGAATCACCCCTAAATTGCGGGACTTTCTGCTGACCTATGCGTATCCGGGCAATATCCGCGAATTGCGCAACGTGATGTACCGCATCTCGTGCCTCGCGGGCGACATCGCGGATGTGGATCATTTGCCGGTGGATATGCGGCCCACGGCACCCGTGTCGGTGTCGATATTCGGCGCAGCGACCGAGGCCGCGAACGGCGCGGCGAGCGTGACCAATCTGTTGTCGTTGAGCGATGCGAAGCGCGCCGCCAGCGACGAAGCCGAAAAGGCTTTCTTGCAACGCGGCTTGCAGGAAGTGGGCGGCACGGTCGCCGAACTGGCGCGCCGCGTCGACATGAACCGTTCACATCTTCAGATGCTGCTGAAGAAGCACGGACTGCATTCGAAGGACTTTCGCCGCGCACATGCGCAGGCGAATGCGCGCAAGGACGACACGGAAGAGGATGACGAAGCCGAGATGCATTGA
- a CDS encoding peptidase domain-containing ABC transporter — protein MDAPQTTPSIADFLSTVEILSPFTREELERLAEHVQSRFYSFGETVCNAGDPADGICVIKSGSVRIFTEEHGKEISMGVRKAGEVFADIAMLRAYSHESSVRSSGKTELLFIPRAAMEPIIAGNQAALAFVASYVAINSAGGFVAQLFDLRGKLNKQELEEYVRSVGVKKVSAGKEILKQDARDDRRLYVVRQGEVRIVRNEDGTDYTLATLREGEIFGEKACLMRQEQTASAIATTDTRLLVIPERTVHFILERNPKLREVLDERIKYADRELDRQKRIEQRRKRPLRLDLHSKPELGERVIRRFGLVEQAEEMDCGAACLAMICKHYGIPMTLGKLRELANVTTQGATLDSLARAGESLGFTARGVQCTFDSLRGFDLPFIVHWEGYHYIIVYGVSKNRVWLADPALGFRKLSLEDFERGWSGTCLLFTPGPNLVQLSASRSPWLRFVGYLTPYKKILMNLFLATFVIQVLGVIPPLIIQNILDGVIVHQNVSLLHLLILGLIISNVFSQLMSMVRAYLSNFMVRNMDFAMMSQFFRHTMSLPFSFFAKRKTGDIFARFQENQTIRAFLTESTVTTALNLLMVFIYFAIMFFYNAKMTFVLIAFVIPILALTLIATPKIKNYARDTFAAGTDSKSFLMEALSGVETVKGMGIERPVRLRWEKKYAKALEVQYRAHAFNILIGFISQLLNAATTIAILWVGANLVLAREMTIGQLIAFNAFMGSVLTPLMGLVSLWSMLNDAGVAMERLGDVLDIEPEQKPQDLPSRVMLPDLQGEISLSGVYFRYSDDDSAYVLENISFDIKPGELVAIVGRSGSGKTTLAKLLVGFYAPSDGKMTVDGYDISVIDKAFFRAQIGYVMQSNLLFSGTIAENIASGDDTPDRRRIEEVAKMADAHAFIAKLPLGYEQVVGERGIGLSGGQIQRLCIARALYHDPRLLVFDEATSALDTQSESNILGNMQEILKGRTAVIIAHRLSTIMRADKILVLYEGAIVEQGRHEELVNRKGMYYQLVQKQLSA, from the coding sequence ATGGATGCACCGCAAACCACGCCTTCCATCGCCGACTTTCTTTCGACGGTCGAGATTCTGTCGCCGTTCACGCGCGAAGAACTCGAACGCCTCGCGGAGCACGTGCAATCGCGCTTCTATTCGTTTGGCGAAACGGTGTGCAACGCGGGCGATCCCGCCGATGGCATCTGTGTGATCAAGTCCGGCTCGGTGCGCATCTTCACCGAAGAGCACGGCAAAGAGATCAGCATGGGCGTGCGCAAAGCGGGCGAAGTATTCGCCGATATTGCGATGCTGCGCGCGTACTCGCATGAATCGTCGGTACGCTCTTCGGGGAAGACCGAGCTGCTGTTCATTCCGCGCGCCGCGATGGAGCCGATCATCGCCGGCAATCAGGCGGCGCTGGCGTTCGTCGCGAGTTATGTGGCGATCAACTCGGCGGGCGGTTTCGTCGCGCAGCTATTCGATTTGCGCGGCAAGCTGAACAAACAGGAACTCGAAGAATACGTGCGCAGCGTCGGCGTCAAGAAAGTCAGCGCGGGCAAGGAGATTCTCAAACAGGACGCGCGCGACGACCGCCGGCTGTATGTCGTCCGGCAAGGCGAAGTGCGCATCGTGCGCAATGAGGACGGCACCGACTACACGCTCGCGACGCTGCGCGAAGGCGAAATTTTCGGTGAGAAGGCCTGCCTGATGCGACAGGAGCAGACGGCATCGGCCATTGCGACGACGGACACGCGGCTGCTCGTGATTCCCGAGCGCACCGTGCATTTCATTCTGGAGCGCAATCCGAAGCTGCGCGAAGTGCTCGACGAGCGCATCAAATACGCCGACCGCGAACTGGACCGGCAAAAACGCATCGAGCAGCGGCGCAAGCGTCCTTTGCGGCTGGACCTGCATTCGAAACCCGAACTCGGCGAGCGCGTGATACGGCGCTTCGGGCTTGTCGAGCAGGCCGAGGAAATGGATTGCGGCGCCGCATGCCTCGCTATGATCTGCAAGCACTACGGCATTCCGATGACACTCGGCAAGCTGCGCGAACTCGCGAACGTGACGACGCAGGGCGCGACGCTGGACAGCCTGGCGCGCGCGGGTGAATCGCTCGGCTTCACGGCGCGCGGCGTGCAATGTACGTTCGATTCGTTGCGCGGCTTCGATCTGCCGTTCATCGTTCACTGGGAAGGCTATCACTACATCATCGTGTACGGCGTGTCGAAAAACCGCGTATGGCTCGCCGATCCCGCACTGGGGTTCCGCAAGCTGAGTCTCGAAGACTTCGAGCGCGGCTGGAGCGGCACCTGCCTGCTGTTTACGCCGGGGCCGAATCTCGTTCAGCTGTCCGCGTCGCGCTCGCCGTGGCTGCGCTTCGTTGGCTATCTGACGCCGTATAAAAAGATTTTGATGAACCTGTTCCTCGCGACCTTCGTGATCCAGGTGCTGGGCGTGATACCGCCATTGATCATTCAGAACATCCTCGACGGCGTGATCGTGCATCAGAACGTCAGCTTGCTGCATCTGCTGATACTCGGTCTGATCATTTCGAACGTGTTCTCGCAATTGATGTCGATGGTTCGCGCGTACCTGTCGAACTTCATGGTACGCAACATGGACTTCGCGATGATGTCGCAGTTCTTCAGACACACGATGTCGCTGCCATTCTCGTTCTTTGCCAAGCGCAAGACGGGTGACATTTTTGCGCGCTTCCAGGAGAACCAGACGATACGCGCCTTCCTCACCGAATCGACGGTGACGACGGCACTCAATCTGCTGATGGTGTTCATCTACTTCGCGATCATGTTCTTCTATAACGCGAAGATGACATTCGTGCTGATCGCCTTCGTCATTCCCATCCTGGCACTCACGTTGATTGCGACGCCGAAGATCAAAAACTACGCGCGCGACACGTTCGCGGCCGGGACGGATTCGAAATCGTTCCTGATGGAAGCGTTGTCCGGCGTCGAAACAGTGAAGGGGATGGGCATCGAGCGGCCCGTGCGCTTGCGCTGGGAAAAGAAATACGCGAAGGCACTCGAAGTGCAATACCGCGCTCACGCTTTCAACATTTTGATTGGCTTTATCAGCCAGTTGCTGAATGCTGCGACCACGATTGCGATTCTGTGGGTCGGCGCGAATCTCGTGCTCGCCCGCGAAATGACGATCGGGCAGTTGATTGCGTTCAACGCTTTCATGGGCAGTGTGCTGACGCCGTTGATGGGACTCGTCAGCTTGTGGAGCATGCTCAACGACGCGGGCGTCGCGATGGAGCGTCTGGGCGACGTGCTCGATATCGAACCCGAGCAGAAGCCCCAGGACCTGCCGTCGCGCGTGATGCTGCCCGACCTGCAAGGCGAGATCAGCCTGAGCGGCGTCTACTTCCGCTATAGCGACGACGACAGCGCCTATGTGCTGGAGAACATCAGCTTCGATATCAAGCCGGGCGAACTGGTGGCGATCGTCGGGCGCAGCGGTTCGGGCAAGACCACGCTCGCGAAGCTGCTGGTCGGTTTTTATGCACCGAGCGACGGCAAGATGACGGTCGACGGATACGACATCAGCGTGATCGACAAGGCATTCTTCCGCGCGCAGATCGGTTATGTCATGCAATCGAACCTGCTGTTTTCCGGCACGATCGCCGAGAACATCGCAAGCGGCGACGACACGCCGGATCGCCGGCGCATCGAAGAAGTGGCCAAGATGGCCGACGCGCACGCGTTCATCGCCAAGCTGCCGCTCGGCTACGAACAGGTGGTCGGCGAGCGCGGCATTGGTTTGTCGGGCGGGCAGATTCAACGGCTGTGCATTGCACGCGCGCTGTATCACGATCCGCGCCTTCTGGTGTTCGACGAGGCGACTTCCGCACTCGATACGCAATCGGAGAGCAATATCCTCGGTAACATGCAGGAAATCCTCAAGGGACGCACGGCCGTCATCATCGCGCACCGGCTCAGTACGATCATGCGCGCCGACAAGATTCTCGTGCTCTATGAAGGGGCGATCGTCGAGCAGGGGCGTCACGAAGAACTGGTCAACCGGAAGGGCATGTACTACCAGCTCGTCCAGAAACAATTGAGCGCCTGA
- a CDS encoding peptidylprolyl isomerase, translating to MTAIVRIDDEVVDVGEFIRLLKLTGQFESLIEQMVRDKLTVHAAKKHGVTVSADEIQERADQFRRVRGLHRAADMNQYLDTLKVGLDEFETFVTDSLYQEKMLDKVGSEGEIEEYFSMNSPKFDAIEVSHILLDDEGKAKEMISYLRDDPDAFAEMAREHSIADTKDSGGVIGKVLRGSLKPDIEAKIFNAAVGDLLGPFASLDRSCFEIFAVTAKYPAQLDEDVASEIKRLLREQWLMTRAQEHIIEAL from the coding sequence ATGACCGCGATCGTACGAATCGATGATGAAGTCGTGGATGTCGGCGAATTCATACGTCTACTGAAACTCACGGGCCAGTTCGAAAGCCTGATCGAGCAGATGGTGCGCGACAAGCTGACCGTACACGCCGCGAAGAAGCATGGCGTGACCGTGAGCGCCGACGAGATACAGGAGCGCGCCGACCAGTTCCGGCGTGTGCGCGGGCTGCATCGCGCGGCGGACATGAACCAGTATCTCGACACGCTGAAGGTCGGTCTCGACGAGTTCGAGACGTTCGTCACCGACAGCCTGTATCAGGAGAAGATGCTCGACAAGGTGGGTAGCGAAGGCGAGATCGAAGAGTACTTTTCGATGAATTCGCCGAAGTTCGATGCCATCGAGGTCAGCCATATTCTGCTCGACGACGAAGGCAAGGCGAAGGAAATGATCTCGTATCTGCGCGACGATCCCGATGCGTTCGCGGAAATGGCGCGCGAGCATTCGATTGCCGATACGAAAGACTCGGGCGGCGTGATCGGAAAAGTACTGCGCGGATCGCTGAAGCCCGATATCGAGGCGAAGATCTTCAACGCGGCAGTCGGCGATCTGCTCGGGCCGTTTGCGTCGCTGGACCGCTCGTGCTTTGAGATCTTTGCGGTGACGGCGAAATATCCGGCACAACTCGACGAGGACGTAGCGTCGGAAATCAAGCGACTGTTGCGCGAACAATGGCTGATGACACGCGCGCAGGAACACATCATCGAAGCACTCTGA
- a CDS encoding HlyD family efflux transporter periplasmic adaptor subunit, translating to MKRDNHPEPLYKALEDHSAEGVAILTAEPVRIAQALVLTLVALVVSGLMWSFFGRADVIVTAQGTLAPESDVRRIYAPIDGELTDLYIAEGQPVSKGDVLARLNARGAIEAATNALQAQLKLDDAEREWKEFPQKKELMERKATALKDQLEVEERLHENRISEGTSKLAEGQKAQLEEARSTLDNARRARDASRQEADKYARLFAQPGGGGVAELQVEAKRNTALEAENAYRVAQSRLAELDFKLSHEYAEANAQLETSGQQSTKLQLEYDDLIRDITSTEEKLRLQLQTARLVADAAARIRFENIDKDNFLLILAPTSGVITDVTSTQTGDKIQANAPLGGIAPKDARPVLKIEIAERDRAFLHEGMAVKMKFNAFPYQRYGLINGTLAYISPATKPSAQDKQPVYEGRVQLDRNYYQIAENRYPLRYGMTASAEIVVRERRLIDLGLDPFRQLAG from the coding sequence GTGAAGCGCGACAATCACCCTGAGCCGCTTTACAAAGCGCTCGAAGATCACAGCGCCGAAGGCGTTGCGATTCTCACGGCGGAACCCGTGCGCATCGCGCAGGCGCTCGTGCTGACCCTGGTCGCGCTCGTTGTCTCGGGCCTGATGTGGTCGTTCTTCGGACGCGCTGACGTGATCGTCACGGCGCAAGGCACGCTCGCGCCGGAATCGGACGTGCGGCGCATTTATGCGCCGATCGACGGCGAACTCACTGATCTCTATATCGCCGAAGGGCAACCCGTATCGAAGGGCGATGTGCTCGCGCGGCTCAATGCACGCGGCGCAATCGAAGCGGCAACCAACGCGCTGCAGGCGCAGCTGAAGCTCGACGACGCCGAGCGCGAATGGAAAGAGTTTCCGCAGAAGAAGGAATTGATGGAGCGCAAGGCGACCGCGCTCAAGGATCAGCTCGAAGTGGAAGAGCGTCTGCACGAGAACCGTATTTCGGAAGGCACGAGCAAGCTTGCGGAAGGCCAGAAAGCGCAACTCGAAGAAGCGCGCAGCACGCTCGACAATGCACGCCGCGCGCGCGATGCGTCGCGCCAGGAAGCGGACAAATACGCGCGTCTGTTCGCGCAGCCAGGTGGCGGCGGCGTCGCCGAGTTGCAGGTGGAAGCGAAGCGCAACACCGCGCTGGAAGCGGAAAATGCGTACCGTGTCGCGCAATCGCGGCTCGCCGAACTCGACTTCAAGCTGAGTCACGAATACGCGGAGGCCAACGCGCAACTCGAAACGAGTGGCCAGCAGTCGACGAAGCTGCAGCTTGAATACGACGATCTGATCCGCGACATCACCAGCACTGAAGAGAAACTGCGCCTGCAATTGCAGACGGCACGCCTCGTCGCCGACGCGGCTGCGCGCATCCGCTTCGAGAACATCGACAAGGACAACTTTCTGCTGATACTCGCGCCGACTTCGGGTGTGATTACCGACGTGACGTCGACGCAAACGGGCGACAAGATCCAGGCGAATGCGCCGCTCGGCGGCATCGCGCCGAAGGACGCGCGCCCCGTGCTGAAGATCGAGATCGCCGAGCGCGACCGCGCGTTTCTACACGAAGGCATGGCCGTCAAGATGAAATTCAACGCGTTTCCGTATCAGCGGTATGGGCTGATCAACGGCACGCTCGCGTACATCTCGCCGGCAACCAAGCCATCGGCGCAGGACAAGCAGCCTGTCTACGAAGGCCGCGTCCAGCTCGACAGGAATTATTACCAGATCGCGGAAAACCGCTATCCGCTGCGATACGGCATGACGGCGAGCGCCGAAATCGTCGTGCGCGAGCGGCGGTTGATCGATCTTGGGCTGGACCCGTTCAGGCAACTGGCCGGATAG